In Eretmochelys imbricata isolate rEreImb1 chromosome 14, rEreImb1.hap1, whole genome shotgun sequence, a genomic segment contains:
- the LOC144274146 gene encoding butyrophilin subfamily 1 member A1-like, whose translation MPGRAQNCPKADFQESSGQVTVQMKVYSSCHSSLLPGIIICFLTCSVHRMGSAKFTVIGPPDPVAAILGQEAVFPCHLSPRMSAANMEVRWFRPEFVSFVHLYRDGKDQYEGQMPEYEGRTELLKAGLTDGNVPLRILNIRPSDEGQYHCFVQDGTFYEETVLELRVAGLGSAPLISVEGHQDGGIRVVCRSAGWYPEPEVLWKDFNGQRLPSLSETKSRGDNNLFETETALIITEHSNQNLSCCIRNTVLNQDKESAVYIADLFFPRVNPLMATLSVILVVLFAFIGLTVYLFKMKAKLTEEVGWRRSVAPIEEVNVTLDPDTAQSQLVLSEDGKSVRWGDTWQNLPDNPERFDSRACVLGCEGFTVETHCWEVEVGDGELWAVGVARESVRRKGWISLSPEQGIWAVGQCGGQFRALTSPEAPLPLSQVPSRIRVCLDCDRWQVTFSDAGDGAPIFTFPPGSIPGERIRPWFWLGVGGSRLSLCP comes from the exons ATGCCAGGGAGAGCTCAAAACTGTCCCAAAGCTGATTTCCAGGAGTCATCAG GTCAAGTTACAGTGCAGATGAAGGTTTACTCATCCTGCCACAGCTCCCTTCTCCCTGGGATTATCATTTGCTtccttacctgttctgttcacagGATGGGATCAG CAAAATTCACGGTGATTGGACCCCCTGACCCTGTCGCTGCCATCCTGGGTCAGGAAGCTGTGTTCCCCTGTCACCTGTCCCCCCGGATGAGCGCTGCAAACATGGAGGTGAGATGGTTCCGACCTGAATTTGTATCCTTTGTGCACCTGTACCGTGATGGGAAGGATCAGTATGAAGGGCAGATGCCAGAGTATGAGGGAAGGACAGAGCTTTTGAAAGCCGGACTCACAGATGGAAATGTTCCCTTGAGGATTCTCAATATCAGACCCTCTGATGAAGGACAATACCActgctttgttcaagatggtacTTTTTATGAAGAAACTGTATTGGAACTGCGGGTAGCAG GTCTGGGCTCTGCTCCTCTCATCTCTGTGGAGGGTCACCAGGATGGAGGGATCCGGGTGGTTTGTCGATCAGCTGGCTGGTACCCAGAGCCTGAGGTGCTGTGGAAAGATTTCAATGGGCAGCGTTTACCATCACTCTCTGAAACAAAATCCCGTGGCGATAACAACCTGTTTGAAACAGAAACTGCTCTCATTATAACAGAACATTCAAACCAAAACTTGTCCTGTTGCATCAGGAACACCGTTCTCAATCAAGACAAGGAATCAGCCGTTTATATAGCAG atctcTTTTTCCCGAGGGTGAATCCCTTGATGGCGACTTTGAGTGTGATCCTGGTAGTTTTGTTTGCTTTCATTGGCCTCACTGTTtatctctttaaaatgaaag CGAAACTTACTGAAGAAGTTG GGTGGAGAAGATCTGTGGCACCTATAGAAGAAG TGAATGTGAcgctggatccagacacggctcagtcccaactcgtcctgtctgaggatgggaaaagtgtgagatggggagacacaTGGCAGAATCTGCCCGACAACCCTGAGAGATTTGATTCTCGggcctgtgtgctgggctgtgagggattcaccgTGGAGAcacattgctgggaggtggaggtgggggatggggaactctgggctgtgggggtggccagagagtctgtgaggaggaagggatggatcAGCCTTAGCCCTGAgcaggggatctgggctgtggggcagtgcggggggcagttccgggctctcacctcccctgaggcccctctgcccctgagccaggtccccagcaggatccgggtttgtctggactgtgaccGGTGGCAGGTGACATTTAGTGATGCTGGTGATGgggccccgatcttcactttcccaccAGGCTCcatccctggggagagaatccgaccctggttctggctgggggtggggggatccaggCTCAGCCTGTGTCCCTGA